ggtggtggagaccaaaattgGAGCTAAAAGGGAGAGAATATCAGGCTTCactcagaaaacaaacactataATCAGTCTCTTGTCTTTTAAAAGTGAATGTATTTAAAGTTTAGAAGTCTAGAAGTTTTTCTTCTTGGCGTCGTGGTGGAGTAACGGTCAGCTAATCCGTGTGTGTGAACACGCTGCTGCTTTGTGAGCTTCTTCAGTGAATGAATTAGCGTAGCAGCAGAATAATCATCCATCCGTCTGTCCAATGCAAGAAGAAGAACGTAACACTAGAGAAAGAACatggagcagcagaagaagaaaatctgtgtgtgtgtgttgacgaAGCGGTGAATTAATTGGCGACCAATCAATCGATTATTTAAAGAAGGTGAAATTTCAGTTTAGCGGGTTTTTCCTGTATATTAATACATTTCTACCACATAAGATGAACAGAGTGTAACTATTGTCGCAGTGTCGCGTCATTGCAGGTTCCCCAAAATTATGTTGCTGCCTGAGGCGATcgactggaccagttccaacactttttgtacctaccagtcacttaGACACCAAATATagacaaatatatataatgtagtTATAAGACACAAATAGGAACCAGGCTTAAAAATGCTGAAGTTACAGTTTATCACCGCTGCACGTCTACAGACTCACTGTAGTCATTTATACAACACCCAAACTGTTCAGTCTCCTTTTTggtgctcctcttcctcctcatctcctctttcctttcctaTCAGTTtatcctctctcccctcctcctgtccCAGTTTCCCCCTCAGGGGAGTAGATGGAGGAGAATATAGATGGAGGTGACTCTCGGGCTTCTCTCTCAGGGATTCCTGTCAATCTGCAGAAGTCTCTTCATCTCCATCTGTTCGTGTCTTTGGTTACAGCAGCAGTTCGGATCTGAGTGTAGAAGGAAAGCAtgaccacagaggaggaggacaaaccTCAGTATGAAAGATGCAgaggctgcaacgtgatcctggAGAGgaactgcacctgatcacagtaggtccactaaaggagcttgtttgatccactgacaggctcagagtgttattctaagtgtgtgacagcatcatggaaaggatccctacagagagagacctggaagatccttttggtttaaccacaaacagcacacacaccagactacattcactaaaacaggggttttaccctgcagaacatgggagctgctggtATGTTGCGTCCTCGATCAGTTAaatagtgttattgtgtgactggtGACCTAGTGAGTTTGGATCTGAGCTAGTTCTGATCCAAACTAgtgctttaaaacaccacaaacaaactaaccaatcaaggcagcagctcctgtgtcctgttctctaaaatacctgttttagtgaatgtagtctggtgtgtgtcctgtttgtggttaaaccaaaaggatcttccaggtctctctctgtagggatcctttccatgatgctgtcacacacttagaataacactctgagcctgtcagtggatcaaacaagctcttttagtggacctactgtgatcaggtgcagttgtcccaaaggatcacgttgcagcagCAAGTCCAGGtccaacacttttgtttttcatattttgggtTCCAAATGATTTAtagatgcaaaaacacaaagggCCCAGACTTAAAAATATTGGAGTCTTATCCTTGAACTCTGCTGTATTGCAGCAATCAGCTGGTTCCTCAGATGTTTGTCATTATAAAGTAAAGGCAGCTAGTCGACAGCCTAATAATCTGTCCtccagttttatttattatcttagCTTAATGAAATTCAGTAAGGCACACAGTGGGACAAGCTAATAGTGGATCTGAAGATCTCCCCCTGCTGTGCCACAAGATAAAACTACTGcgctttgtgttttaaagtttgaatACAACAGTTTTCCTCCACATTGGAATGAGAGTTTAACTAAAAAGCAGCAGCCCTGGTGGAGACTCACTGACGTGGCCAACAAACTCTGGGTCCTTTTTGGAAACTTAAACATCTCTAACATCCAAACCTGTGTGCAGCGTTTGGGGCTCAGATAAACCGGCCAACATGTGAACTCACGATCTCACCTGAAGAAGCTCACTCGGCCCGTTTCTGTGTAAACGCAGGGATGCTTTTGGTCTGAACGCCCActaattcattttaatctcaGCAGCAGGCTCCCGTCAGCTGTCGTCCATGTTTGATGTGGGATTACGTGATGAACGCAGGCGGCTAGAAATCCTCATATAGTCAAAGTCTGTATAATTATGCAGTGCAGTGTTTGACAACGtagaaatatattaatatatttctgcactttcaTTTCGATTAAAATTCAAATGGAGACAAGTTTTCCCTTTTTCAGTGTTGTCAGACTTGTTTATTTTAAAGGCCTGTCATGGACTTCTATTCATTggttttcacattatttttaactCTGGTGTTTATGTtgattcatattcattcatttttaatattttattgctGTAATTTTAtaatgtgaagcactttgggcTGCATGGTGCAATAGAAATTATGGACTAAAATACTAAAACTGCAGCCAAGTCGATGAATCAGTTAGTTTTCCCTGAAATAATCCTCAAGGTAAATAGACATTTGCTCACTGAATACATGAAGCtcaagctgctgctggaatTTCACCAGTGTTTCGTTCTTTTGGACTAAAAACTAGCAGtttgagctcattttaaagattttgtcTGCAGACTTTCTCGGTGTGGTTTTCTTGGTTGAACTAACAATAAACGGAGTTTGTATTGTAGTTTTTTTACACTATCGCTGAAAGCCACCATTATTTCTGTATtcatctgtcctcctctgtttctcttctgtctccctcctcccagAATGCATCAGACATGCCAGAGACGATCACCAGTCGAGACGCGGCGAGGTTTCCCATCATCGCCAGCTGTACTCTGTTTGGCCTCTACCTCTTCTTCAAGGTAACTGTGAAACGCTCTCCAACAGCAGAGGGTTTGGATAAATTAGTCCTCCGCACTCAGTTTTAATGCCGGACGTGTGTTCTGATGCAGGTATTTTCTCAAGAGTACATCAACCTGCTGCTGTCCGTCTACTTCTTCGGCCTCGGCGTCCTCGCTCTGTCCCACACGATGAGGTAAAGCCCCAAACGGATGCACGTGTGGTCGGTGAATGGGTGTAATTGCACTGACGTTGCAGGTGACGTGTGCTGTCTTCTTGTTTTGGTCTCTCAGTCCTCTGATGTCCAGAATCTTTCCAGACTCTTTCCCAAACAAACAGTACCAGCTGCTCTTCACTCAGGGCTCTGGAGAGTCCAAAGAAGGTGAGACCTGCCGTCCAGCCCCGTTTACCAAGCAGATAAGAGCCacatagtgttttttttctcagagcGCTTCTAGTTAGAAGTGTCTGAACTCTTCATGTCACCAATTATGTATTCGATGGGGGCGACTCACATCCTGGTAAAGAAGGAATAGGAGGAAAAGCTCGTACTGGCTGTGCCCGTCTGTCTGAGCTTTAGTATGATATAACGGACAGAAGCACActgtcaaacaaataaaaacagtcgGGGCGATGTCGGTCTGTCATGACGCCGGTGGTCAGAGAGACAAAACCACATCTCATCCACGATGCTGTGTTAGAAAAAAGGCACTATGTGGACACGAAGCAGCTGTGACAGCTAattttttagaatatatttgatgtatttactcactcactcacacaataagaatgaaaaatatatttttgtggTTCACCTGCTGTTTCAATTTGATTTTAAGAAGTTTAGTTTAGCACTAAATCTGATTCAGACCTTtatctcttctgtctctgcagaaatAGTCAACTATGAGTTCGACACCAAGAACCTGGTGTGTCTGCTCATCAGCACGGTGGTGGGAGTCTGGTACCTGCTCAAAAAGGTGAAGTCTGACGAGGTGATACGTTAGAAATCACTGTGTCACACAACATGGCAGCTAACCGGTCtgttttgtgacatcacagcacTGGATAGCCAATAACCTGTTTGGCCTGGCGTTCGCCCTCAACGGGGTGGAGCTGCTCCACCTGAACAATGTCAGTACCGGCTGCATCCTGCTGGGGGGGCTGTTCGTCTACGATGTTTTCTGGGTGAGATGAATCTTCAACACACCTTCACTCACAGTCACAAACACTGCAGTCCGTCTCTCTAAAGGTGACTCAAACATCAAATCTGTTCCAGCTaagaaataacattaaaagGCAGTTTGTGAGGATTAAAaatgtctgagtgactggtaggtagtaaaagtgttggtctggtccagtagatcaccttccttttggtttaaccacaaacagcacacacaccagactacattcactaaaacagggattttagagaacaggacacaggagctgctggtgtcttgatcacttagtttgtttgtgtttaatgtgtgactttgactttgttgGTTTGGATCTGAGCTAGTTgagatctgaattaacccttaaaaacaccacaaacaaaccaatcaatGGAGACAGTGATAGACCAGAAACTATTGTGTGCTacaaggtaaaatccctgtttttgtgaatgtagtctggtgtgtgtgcagagagtgatataacggctgtttgtctgacagcatcatggaaaggatccctacagagagagacctggaagatccttttggtttaacaacACTTTTCCTACCCACCAGTCgtttagacaccaggatacgaaaaaaacacaaaaccaaaaattAGGGGCCAGGTTtgaaaacaccagagttctcctttaagccCAAAAAGGAACTTTTAACAGTTAGACTTTTTACAAGAGGCTTTCCATCAATAACCcagcagcacctgaacacaccgTTGCATCTCCTCAGAAAAGTTCTAtgtcatctgtctgtttctaactcctcctctctctctctctccaggtgtTTGGGACCAACGTCATGGTAACAGTCGCCAAGTCCTTTGAAGCACCAATCAAATGTAAGTGTGTTTACAGCCTGTTTGAACAAATCAGGTGTTTCTACCTTCACatatgtgatgtgatgtgtttaaTACCTGTGCTgtggtttcctctctctctctctctctctctctctctgtctctgtctctctctcctccagtggTGTTTCCTCAGGACTTGCTGGAGAGAGGACTTGAGGCCAGTAACTTCGCCATGCTTGGTCTGGGTGACATCGTCATCCCGGGTATCTTCATCGCCCTGC
This sequence is a window from Pempheris klunzingeri isolate RE-2024b chromosome 11, fPemKlu1.hap1, whole genome shotgun sequence. Protein-coding genes within it:
- the hm13 gene encoding minor histocompatibility antigen H13 isoform X1, whose product is MSEAEPVPASAPEAAAAAVLDALNATDSNGTEALNATAKFVATPEGTALAYGSLVLMALLPIFFGALRSVTCSKAKNASDMPETITSRDAARFPIIASCTLFGLYLFFKVFSQEYINLLLSVYFFGLGVLALSHTMSPLMSRIFPDSFPNKQYQLLFTQGSGESKEEIVNYEFDTKNLVCLLISTVVGVWYLLKKHWIANNLFGLAFALNGVELLHLNNVSTGCILLGGLFVYDVFWVFGTNVMVTVAKSFEAPIKLVFPQDLLERGLEASNFAMLGLGDIVIPGIFIALLLRFDVSLKKNSRTYFYSSFLAYIFGLGLTIFVMHTFKHAQPALLYLVPACVGFPVVVALFKGELTEMFRYEETPPEEEGAKEDSSDKKDQ
- the hm13 gene encoding minor histocompatibility antigen H13 isoform X2 yields the protein MPETITSRDAARFPIIASCTLFGLYLFFKVFSQEYINLLLSVYFFGLGVLALSHTMSPLMSRIFPDSFPNKQYQLLFTQGSGESKEEIVNYEFDTKNLVCLLISTVVGVWYLLKKHWIANNLFGLAFALNGVELLHLNNVSTGCILLGGLFVYDVFWVFGTNVMVTVAKSFEAPIKLVFPQDLLERGLEASNFAMLGLGDIVIPGIFIALLLRFDVSLKKNSRTYFYSSFLAYIFGLGLTIFVMHTFKHAQPALLYLVPACVGFPVVVALFKGELTEMFRYEETPPEEEGAKEDSSDKKDQ